In the genome of Vicia villosa cultivar HV-30 ecotype Madison, WI linkage group LG7, Vvil1.0, whole genome shotgun sequence, one region contains:
- the LOC131616122 gene encoding transcription factor bHLH18-like encodes MENVWETWLSSLEMDDRSLDEDKFAIENVQQPSFSFEDFNNAKSSIHDNLIKNSNSSNSLISSQQTPSQYLLSFENSSLEPSPNNIMDPKTITLNNNESGELPKVIKKTNKNRRSSSGRQDHIMAERKRRQVIGERFIALSATIPGLKKTDKMYILEQAINYVKQLQEKVKELDNENKMKNKYSEILIKESQACKKKDDIDEDKYYSNKELPKVKARVIDKEIMIGIHCEKQENIVVKIMGLLQNLHLSLASSSILPFGNSTLKVTIIAKMNDKYCMNVTDLVENLRHYLSELPDNQNNIC; translated from the exons ATGGAAAATGTATGGGAAACGTGGCTTTCTTCTTTG GAAATGGATGATCGCTCATTGGATGAAGACAAGTTTGCTATAGAGAATGTGCAACAACCAAGTTTCTCTTTTGAGGATTTTAATAATGCCAAGTCTTCAATTCATGACAACTTGATCAAGAATAGTAATAGCTCAAATTCTCTCATTTCTTCACAACAAACACCATCTCAATACCTTCTCTCTTTTGAAAACTCATCTTTGGAACCTTCTCCTAATAACATCATGGACCCTAAAACAATAACATTGAATAACAATGAGAGTGGTGAGTTACCAAaagtaattaagaaaacaaaCAAGAATCGTAGAAGTTCATCTGGGAGACAAGATCATATCATGGCTGAGAGAAAAAGAAGACAAGTTATTGGTGAGAGGTTCATAGCACTTTCTGCCACCATTCCTGGATTGAAGAAG ACAGATAAAATGTACATACTTGAACAAGCTATCAATTATGTGAAGCAACttcaagagaaagtaaaagagcTGGATAatgaaaacaaaatgaaaaacaaatattcaGAAATATTGATAAAAGAATCTCAAGCTTGCAAAAAAAAGGATGATATTGATGAGGATAAATATTACTCCAATAAAGAACTACCTAAAGTTAAAGCAAGAGTGATAGATAAGGAAATTATGATTGGAATCCATTGTGAGAAACAAGAGAATATTGTGGTGAAAATAATGGGTTTGCTTCAAAATCTTCATCTATCACTTGCTAGTAGTAGCATATTACCATTTGGAAATTCCACTCTTAAAGTTACAATCATTGCTAAg ATGAATGATAAGTACTGCATGAACGTGACTGATCTAGTTGAAAACCTGAGGCATTATCTCTCAGAATTACCAGACAATCAGAATAACATTTGTTGA